One window of Epinephelus fuscoguttatus linkage group LG9, E.fuscoguttatus.final_Chr_v1 genomic DNA carries:
- the si:dkey-74k8.3 gene encoding transmembrane protein 109 isoform X1 produces the protein MGFCASGSGRGGCAMARFFLTSLVLVLALAVGLVGAETEAKQAKPTGENPPAVTLRTLITGTCSEIQRYAESVVGSGVIRSAAESAVLFLESMLGQENVYTVAMFFEMVIRFLAEGAASGLNVIAVYVTEILRVTGFDVAHRLPRFTPEGVTAIAQWGLVALIGYWVLTIVLRLLIGVLRRVFWVVKTVLALWLFGLIVTDKHATADITAVRLGGLVLGCVVLTLLTSCSENACAVEHRLSSLEGRVKAVEKRKGE, from the exons ATGGGTTTTTGTGCGTCTGGCTCTGGGCGCGGTGGATGTGCCATGGCTCGGTTTTTCCTCACCAGCCTTGTGTTGGTGCTGGCGTTGGCGGTGGGTTTGGTTGGAGCCGAAACTGAAGCCAAGCAGGCCAAGCCGACTGGGGAGAACCCACCGGCGGTCACCCTCCGGACTCTGATCACTGGAACCTGCTCGGAGATCCAGCGGTACGCGGAGTCAGTGGTGGGAAGCGGTGTGATCCGGTCAGCTGCTGAG AGTGCAGTGTTGTTTCTTGAGTCAATGCTTGGTCAGGAGAACGTCTATACAGTGGCCATG TTTTTTGAGATGGTGATCCGATTCCTTGCTGAAGGAGCTGCCAGCGGCCTGAACGTCATCGCTGTTTACGTCACAGAGATTCTCAGGGTCACAGGATTCGATG TTGCACACAGATTGCCCCGCTTCACTCCAGAAGGCGTGACCGCCATCGCCCAGTGGGGTCTGGTGGCTCTCATTGGCTACTGGGTGCTGACCATCGTTCTCCGTCTGTTGATTGGTGTGTTGAGGCGGGTGTTCTGGGTTGTGAAAACCGTCTTGGCGCTCTGGCTTTTCGGACTCATCGTGACTGACAAGCATGCCACGGCGGACATCACGGCAGTTCGACTGGGAGGCCTGGTGCTGGGATGCGTCGTGTTGACACTGCTCACTTCCTGCTCCGAGAATGCTTGTGCAGTGGAGCACCGGCTGAGCTCCCTCGAGGGTCGGGTGAAGGCAGTAGAGAAGAGAAAAGGGGAGTAG
- the si:dkey-74k8.3 gene encoding transmembrane protein 109 isoform X2, translating to MGFCASGSGRGGCAMARFFLTSLVLVLALAVGLVGAETEAKQAKPTGENPPAVTLRTLITGTCSEIQRYAESVVGSGVIRSAAEFFEMVIRFLAEGAASGLNVIAVYVTEILRVTGFDVAHRLPRFTPEGVTAIAQWGLVALIGYWVLTIVLRLLIGVLRRVFWVVKTVLALWLFGLIVTDKHATADITAVRLGGLVLGCVVLTLLTSCSENACAVEHRLSSLEGRVKAVEKRKGE from the exons ATGGGTTTTTGTGCGTCTGGCTCTGGGCGCGGTGGATGTGCCATGGCTCGGTTTTTCCTCACCAGCCTTGTGTTGGTGCTGGCGTTGGCGGTGGGTTTGGTTGGAGCCGAAACTGAAGCCAAGCAGGCCAAGCCGACTGGGGAGAACCCACCGGCGGTCACCCTCCGGACTCTGATCACTGGAACCTGCTCGGAGATCCAGCGGTACGCGGAGTCAGTGGTGGGAAGCGGTGTGATCCGGTCAGCTGCTGAG TTTTTTGAGATGGTGATCCGATTCCTTGCTGAAGGAGCTGCCAGCGGCCTGAACGTCATCGCTGTTTACGTCACAGAGATTCTCAGGGTCACAGGATTCGATG TTGCACACAGATTGCCCCGCTTCACTCCAGAAGGCGTGACCGCCATCGCCCAGTGGGGTCTGGTGGCTCTCATTGGCTACTGGGTGCTGACCATCGTTCTCCGTCTGTTGATTGGTGTGTTGAGGCGGGTGTTCTGGGTTGTGAAAACCGTCTTGGCGCTCTGGCTTTTCGGACTCATCGTGACTGACAAGCATGCCACGGCGGACATCACGGCAGTTCGACTGGGAGGCCTGGTGCTGGGATGCGTCGTGTTGACACTGCTCACTTCCTGCTCCGAGAATGCTTGTGCAGTGGAGCACCGGCTGAGCTCCCTCGAGGGTCGGGTGAAGGCAGTAGAGAAGAGAAAAGGGGAGTAG